The Thioalkalivibrio sulfidiphilus HL-EbGr7 genome includes a window with the following:
- a CDS encoding MBL fold metallo-hydrolase: protein MATVLYDDGNHRCLSFGDLVTGEGIQSNQFLMIHGEHEALIDPGGDLTFTALSMEISKHIRLQDLDYLVASHQDPDIIASLSSWLSRTNATVVCSRLWSRFVPHLIPGYLGSQVGSRCLALPDGGGDIPMGDAVLKAVPAHFLHSVGNFQFYDPVSRILFSGDMGASVADDPAGSPFVEDFAAHIPHMEGFHRRYMVSRKVTRLWANMVRHMNVDMLVPQHGPAFRGREMIGQFLDWISNLECGIDLMTQENYRMPS, encoded by the coding sequence ATGGCCACGGTGCTTTACGACGACGGCAACCATCGATGCCTTTCCTTCGGCGACCTGGTCACCGGGGAGGGGATCCAGTCCAACCAGTTCCTGATGATCCATGGAGAACACGAGGCCCTGATCGATCCCGGCGGCGACCTGACCTTCACCGCCCTGTCCATGGAGATCAGCAAGCACATCCGGCTGCAGGACCTGGACTACCTGGTGGCCTCCCACCAGGACCCGGACATCATCGCCTCCCTGTCCAGCTGGCTGTCGCGCACCAACGCCACGGTGGTCTGCTCCCGCCTCTGGTCGCGCTTCGTGCCGCACCTGATCCCCGGCTACCTGGGCAGCCAGGTGGGCAGCCGCTGCCTGGCCCTGCCCGACGGCGGCGGCGACATCCCCATGGGCGATGCGGTGCTGAAAGCGGTGCCCGCCCACTTCCTGCACTCGGTGGGCAACTTCCAGTTCTACGACCCGGTGAGCCGCATCCTGTTCTCCGGCGACATGGGCGCCTCGGTGGCGGACGATCCGGCCGGGTCGCCGTTCGTGGAGGACTTTGCGGCCCACATCCCGCACATGGAGGGCTTCCACCGCCGCTACATGGTATCGCGCAAGGTGACCCGACTGTGGGCCAACATGGTGCGCCACATGAACGTGGACATGCTGGTGCCCCAGCACGGCCCGGCCTTCCGGGGCAGGGAGATGATCGGCCAGTTCCTGGACTGGATCTCCAACCTGGAATGCGGCATCGACCTGATGACCCAGGAGAATTACCGGATGCCGTCTTGA
- a CDS encoding trimeric intracellular cation channel family protein produces the protein MFSPADGFTLPIYFDLGAVFVFALSGVVVAIRKGYDIVGMFFLALATGAGGGLIRDGLFLQQGPPLFATNPEYLAVIAAAALVGLLFGDHPFFNRRGVAIIDAAGIGGFAVVGIELSLAAGLSIPTALLVGVINGVGGSVIRDVLAGDPPLILRPGQFYALAVLGGCFSYMALTQWLGLAVVLAGWLTILITFAIRMLSIELNWSTRPVSREGWIQFLKRKKGDE, from the coding sequence ATGTTCTCCCCCGCCGACGGATTCACCCTGCCCATCTATTTCGATCTGGGCGCCGTGTTCGTGTTTGCCCTGTCCGGCGTGGTGGTGGCCATCCGCAAGGGCTACGACATCGTGGGCATGTTCTTCCTGGCGCTTGCCACCGGCGCAGGCGGAGGCCTGATCCGCGACGGCCTCTTCTTGCAGCAGGGTCCGCCCCTGTTCGCCACCAATCCCGAGTACCTGGCCGTCATCGCGGCGGCGGCGCTGGTGGGTCTGCTGTTCGGTGATCACCCGTTTTTCAACCGCCGCGGCGTGGCCATCATCGACGCCGCGGGTATCGGCGGTTTCGCGGTGGTTGGCATCGAACTGTCGCTCGCGGCGGGCCTGAGCATCCCCACGGCGCTGCTGGTGGGGGTGATCAACGGCGTGGGCGGCAGCGTGATCCGCGACGTGCTGGCGGGCGATCCGCCCCTGATCCTGCGGCCAGGGCAGTTCTATGCCCTGGCAGTGCTGGGCGGCTGCTTCTCCTACATGGCCCTGACCCAGTGGCTAGGGCTGGCCGTGGTGCTGGCCGGCTGGCTCACGATCCTGATCACCTTCGCCATCCGCATGCTGTCCATCGAACTGAACTGGAGCACGCGACCGGTGAGCCGGGAAGGCTGGATCCAGTTCCTGAAACGCAAGAAGGGAGATGAGTAG
- the cfa gene encoding cyclopropane fatty acyl phospholipid synthase, with the protein MSQHGLRDHGSVPQRGADPRQLSTSQDLHDSSALAIIREMLDKADVRINGDRPWDMLMRDESVAERVLAYGSLGLGESYMDGDWHAERLDEFFTRVLAARLDREVEHPIRLAIHAIRHRLFNLQNMRRAWQVGEAHYDLGNGFYEKMLDRRMTYTCGYWAQASDLESAQEAKLDMICRKLDLKPGQRVLDIGCGWGSFMRFAAEHYGVACVGVTISKEQAAHGQKLCEGLPVEFRLMDYRELDEKFDHIASVGMFEHVGHKNHHTYFQVARRCLKDGGLFLLHTIGKNRRHSTPDPWIDRYIFPNGDLPSLDQIAEAVEDQFIIEDLHNIGADYDRTLMAWNENFQAAWPELSGQFDGRFKRMWEYYLQACAGAFRARTIQVWQLVLSPDGVPGGYRRPL; encoded by the coding sequence ATGTCCCAGCATGGCCTTCGTGACCACGGTTCAGTACCGCAACGGGGGGCTGACCCCCGGCAGTTGTCGACCTCCCAGGATCTCCATGACAGTTCCGCCCTTGCCATCATCCGGGAGATGCTGGACAAGGCGGACGTGCGCATCAACGGCGACCGCCCCTGGGACATGCTCATGCGCGACGAGTCGGTGGCCGAGCGGGTGCTGGCCTACGGCAGCCTGGGGCTGGGCGAGAGCTACATGGACGGGGACTGGCACGCCGAGCGCCTGGACGAGTTCTTCACCCGGGTGCTGGCCGCCCGGCTCGACCGGGAGGTGGAACACCCCATCCGGCTCGCCATTCATGCCATCCGGCATCGCCTATTCAACCTGCAGAACATGCGCCGCGCCTGGCAGGTGGGCGAGGCCCATTACGACCTGGGCAATGGCTTCTACGAGAAGATGCTGGACCGCCGCATGACCTACACCTGCGGCTACTGGGCGCAGGCCTCGGATCTCGAGTCGGCCCAGGAGGCCAAGCTCGACATGATCTGCCGCAAGCTGGATCTCAAGCCCGGCCAGCGGGTGCTGGACATCGGCTGCGGCTGGGGCAGCTTCATGAGGTTCGCCGCCGAGCACTACGGCGTGGCGTGCGTGGGGGTGACCATCTCCAAAGAACAGGCCGCCCACGGGCAGAAGCTGTGCGAGGGCCTGCCGGTGGAGTTCCGGCTCATGGACTACCGGGAGCTGGACGAGAAGTTCGACCACATCGCCAGCGTCGGCATGTTCGAGCACGTGGGCCACAAGAACCACCACACCTACTTCCAGGTGGCGCGCCGCTGCCTCAAGGACGGCGGCCTGTTCCTGCTGCACACCATCGGCAAGAACCGCCGCCACAGCACCCCCGATCCCTGGATCGACCGCTACATCTTCCCCAACGGCGACCTGCCGTCCCTGGACCAGATCGCCGAGGCGGTGGAGGACCAGTTCATCATCGAGGACCTGCACAACATCGGCGCCGACTACGACCGGACCCTGATGGCCTGGAACGAGAACTTCCAGGCCGCCTGGCCGGAACTCTCCGGACAGTTCGACGGGCGTTTCAAGCGCATGTGGGAGTACTACCTGCAGGCCTGCGCCGGTGCCTTCCGGGCCCGCACCATCCAGGTCTGGCAGCTGGTGCTGAGTCCCGACGGGGTGCCGGGGGGTTACCGAAGACCCCTGTAG
- a CDS encoding efflux RND transporter permease subunit yields MNALIQAALDRNRTVLLVLLLILTAGGISYVSIPKEAAPDIDIPIFFVSVTYSGISPEDSERLLVRPLERELMPVAGLKELQSRAGEGFALIRLDFEPGYDNRQALADVREQVDLVRGELPQGTDEPQVIEVDLSMFPVLTTTLSGPVPERTLVRIARDLRDRLESLPGVLEVNIGGDRVDVLEVMVDPLVMETYRIPYQQLIQAIERNNRLVAAGAMDTGAGRVTLKVPGVIESLEDVLNLPVMVDAGTVVTFGDVATGRRTFKDPEGFARINGQPAVSLEIRKRGGANIIHTVNDAMAVIEAARADWPEAVRVDHLQNMADDIADLLGDLENNVILAIVLVMLTIVAALGGRSSWLVGLAIPGAFLGGILAIHLMGFTLNIVVLFSLILVVGMLVDGAIVVVEQADRYLAEGMDRREAFGRAAVRMSWPIIASTLTTLAVFFPMLFWPGMVGEFMFFLPATVLVTLTASLLMALIFIPTLGSLVGARDASRPAQVARIQAAERGDYDHIDGFTARYVRALRYLVTHPGQTFSVAAILVVAAYAAYGQFGRGVDFFPHVEPRFAQVQIQARGDLSVWEADALVRRVEARLLDVPEIQTVYARTIGTPRERLMADYAEDVIGVIQLELIDWRLRPPAAEILARLRAETADLPGLVLQFREQEGGPQQGKPIQVEVSGREVAQLSEAVTRIRAHMDRLGGFVDVEDDRSLPGVEVRVEVDHREAARYGADIGLLGNAVQMVTQGIRLGGYRPEDADEEVDIRVRFPFDERNLAQLVNLRVPTAYGLVPISNFVEFRPAPKTGIIKRVDGRRSFTVTADAAAGLLVDDQVRRLQAALAAEPLPEGVEIRFRGQAEEQAEAMVFLELAFGLAVFLMFLILVTQFNSLYQAGLVLSAIVFSTAGVLLGLILRQEAFGIVMSGVGVIALAGIVVNNNIVLIDTYNVLRRQGLDAVEAALRTGAQRLRPVLLTTITTILGLTPMVFGLTVDFTGRDFSIGAPSTQYWVQLATAISGGLLVATPLTLLVTPAMLVWGDRRGRDHGPAQ; encoded by the coding sequence ATGAACGCACTGATTCAGGCGGCCCTGGATCGCAACCGCACGGTCCTGCTGGTGCTGCTGCTGATCCTCACCGCCGGCGGCATCAGCTACGTCTCCATCCCCAAGGAGGCGGCGCCGGACATCGACATCCCCATCTTCTTCGTCTCGGTCACCTATTCGGGCATCTCGCCGGAGGACAGCGAGCGCCTGCTGGTGCGGCCCCTGGAGCGGGAGCTGATGCCCGTGGCGGGGCTCAAGGAACTGCAGTCCCGGGCCGGCGAAGGCTTCGCGCTCATCCGCCTGGACTTCGAGCCGGGCTACGACAACCGCCAGGCCCTGGCCGACGTGCGCGAGCAGGTGGACCTGGTGCGCGGCGAACTGCCCCAGGGCACCGACGAGCCCCAGGTCATCGAGGTGGACCTGTCCATGTTCCCGGTGCTCACCACCACGCTCTCGGGGCCGGTGCCGGAACGCACCCTGGTGCGCATCGCCCGTGACCTGCGCGACCGTCTGGAGTCCCTGCCCGGGGTGCTGGAGGTGAACATCGGCGGCGACCGGGTGGACGTGCTGGAGGTGATGGTCGATCCCCTGGTGATGGAGACCTACCGCATTCCCTACCAGCAGCTCATCCAGGCCATCGAGCGCAACAACCGCCTGGTGGCCGCTGGCGCCATGGACACCGGCGCGGGACGGGTGACGCTGAAGGTGCCGGGGGTGATCGAATCCCTGGAGGACGTGCTCAACCTGCCGGTGATGGTGGACGCGGGCACGGTGGTCACCTTCGGCGACGTGGCCACCGGGCGGCGCACCTTCAAGGACCCGGAGGGCTTCGCGCGCATCAACGGCCAGCCGGCGGTGTCGCTTGAGATCCGCAAGCGCGGCGGTGCCAACATCATCCACACGGTGAACGACGCCATGGCGGTGATCGAGGCGGCCCGGGCCGACTGGCCCGAGGCGGTGCGGGTGGATCACCTGCAGAACATGGCCGACGACATCGCTGACCTGCTGGGGGACCTGGAGAACAACGTCATTCTCGCCATCGTGCTGGTGATGCTCACCATCGTCGCGGCGCTCGGCGGGCGCTCCTCCTGGCTGGTGGGGCTGGCCATCCCCGGCGCCTTCCTGGGCGGGATACTCGCCATCCATCTCATGGGCTTCACGCTGAACATCGTGGTGCTGTTCTCGCTGATCCTGGTGGTGGGCATGCTGGTGGACGGCGCCATCGTGGTGGTGGAGCAGGCGGACCGTTACCTGGCCGAGGGCATGGACCGGCGCGAGGCCTTCGGGCGCGCGGCGGTGCGCATGTCCTGGCCCATCATCGCCTCCACGCTCACCACGCTCGCCGTGTTCTTCCCCATGCTGTTCTGGCCGGGCATGGTGGGCGAGTTCATGTTCTTCCTGCCCGCCACGGTGCTGGTGACGCTCACCGCCTCCCTGCTCATGGCGCTCATCTTCATCCCCACCCTGGGCAGCCTGGTGGGGGCGCGGGACGCGAGCCGCCCCGCGCAGGTGGCGCGCATCCAGGCCGCCGAGCGGGGCGACTACGACCACATCGACGGCTTCACCGCCCGCTACGTGCGCGCGCTGCGTTACCTGGTCACGCACCCGGGGCAGACCTTCTCGGTGGCGGCCATCCTGGTGGTGGCGGCCTACGCCGCCTACGGCCAGTTCGGCCGGGGCGTGGACTTCTTCCCCCACGTGGAGCCTCGCTTCGCACAGGTGCAGATCCAGGCCCGGGGCGATCTCTCCGTGTGGGAGGCGGACGCCCTGGTGCGCCGGGTGGAGGCGCGCCTGCTGGACGTGCCCGAGATCCAGACCGTCTACGCGCGCACCATCGGTACGCCCCGGGAGCGGCTCATGGCCGACTATGCCGAGGACGTGATCGGGGTGATCCAGCTGGAGCTGATCGACTGGCGCCTGCGCCCGCCCGCCGCCGAGATCCTCGCCCGCCTGCGCGCCGAGACCGCCGACCTGCCGGGCCTGGTGCTGCAGTTCCGGGAACAGGAGGGCGGACCCCAGCAGGGCAAGCCCATCCAGGTGGAGGTCTCGGGCCGGGAGGTGGCGCAACTCTCCGAAGCCGTCACGCGGATACGCGCCCACATGGACCGGCTGGGCGGCTTCGTGGACGTGGAGGATGACCGCTCCCTGCCCGGGGTGGAAGTGCGCGTGGAGGTGGACCACCGGGAGGCGGCCCGCTACGGGGCGGACATCGGCCTGCTGGGCAACGCGGTGCAAATGGTCACCCAGGGGATACGGCTCGGCGGTTACCGGCCCGAGGATGCCGACGAGGAGGTGGACATCCGGGTGCGCTTTCCCTTCGATGAGCGCAACCTGGCGCAGCTGGTGAACCTGCGGGTGCCCACCGCTTACGGGCTGGTGCCCATCAGCAACTTCGTGGAATTCCGCCCCGCGCCCAAGACCGGCATCATCAAGCGGGTGGACGGGCGGCGCAGCTTCACGGTCACCGCCGATGCGGCTGCGGGCCTGCTGGTGGACGACCAGGTGCGCCGCCTGCAGGCGGCGCTGGCCGCGGAACCCCTGCCCGAGGGGGTGGAGATCCGTTTCCGCGGCCAGGCGGAGGAGCAGGCCGAGGCCATGGTCTTCCTGGAGCTGGCCTTTGGGCTTGCCGTATTCCTGATGTTCCTGATCCTGGTGACCCAGTTCAACAGCCTCTACCAGGCGGGGCTGGTGCTCTCCGCCATCGTGTTCTCCACCGCCGGGGTGCTGCTCGGGTTGATCCTGCGCCAGGAGGCCTTCGGCATCGTCATGAGCGGGGTGGGGGTGATCGCGCTGGCCGGTATCGTGGTGAACAACAACATCGTGCTCATCGACACATACAACGTGCTGCGCCGCCAGGGCCTGGACGCGGTCGAGGCGGCGCTGCGCACCGGCGCCCAGCGCCTGCGTCCGGTGCTCCTCACCACCATCACCACCATCCTGGGCCTCACGCCCATGGTGTTCGGGCTCACCGTGGACTTCACCGGGCGGGACTTCAGCATCGGCGCTCCCTCCACCCAGTACTGGGTGCAGCTGGCCACCGCCATCTCCGGCGGCCTGCTGGTGGCCACACCGCTCACCCTGCTGGTCACCCCGGCCATGCTGGTCTGGGGGGATCGGCGCGGACGGGATCATGGGCCGGCTCAATAG
- a CDS encoding efflux RND transporter periplasmic adaptor subunit translates to MSSFFARNRSALTIAGVALLLTLWILSGVLTREPPQINQRAEAQPMTVAVMRSAAQTVERLLTLQGEVQADQRVTVRAETAGRIAALPVELGQRVSAGEVIARISMDDRDARLRRAEAAVRGRETDYRAAQQLAREGFQAQLRVETALAELEAARAELEAVRLDIANTHIRAPIAGVVNHRYAEVGDFVGRADPVAEVLENHPLRAVVQVPQHNVHRVQVGGPAHVSFVDGSEHTGTVRYISARADTTTRTFRVEITVPNEERSLPSGVSVQVRIPVEQVMAQRISPALIGLDDRGRLGVKTVDDDDRVAFHVVDVVRADADGVWVTGLPEAARIITIGQGFVNAGEPVRVVDEGAGS, encoded by the coding sequence ATGTCCTCCTTCTTCGCCCGAAACCGTTCCGCCCTCACCATCGCCGGTGTCGCACTGCTGCTGACGCTGTGGATCCTGAGCGGGGTGCTCACCCGCGAGCCGCCGCAGATCAATCAGCGCGCCGAGGCGCAGCCCATGACCGTGGCGGTGATGCGCAGCGCGGCGCAGACCGTGGAGCGCCTGCTCACGCTCCAGGGGGAGGTGCAGGCGGACCAGCGGGTGACGGTGCGCGCGGAGACGGCGGGGCGCATCGCGGCCCTGCCGGTGGAGCTGGGGCAGCGGGTGAGCGCGGGCGAGGTGATCGCGCGCATCAGCATGGACGATCGGGACGCGCGGCTGCGCCGGGCCGAGGCGGCGGTCAGGGGACGGGAGACCGATTACCGCGCCGCCCAGCAACTGGCGCGGGAGGGCTTTCAGGCGCAGCTGCGGGTGGAGACGGCGCTGGCGGAGCTGGAGGCGGCCCGGGCGGAACTGGAAGCCGTGCGCCTGGACATCGCCAACACGCATATCCGCGCGCCCATCGCCGGGGTGGTCAATCATCGCTACGCGGAGGTGGGCGACTTCGTCGGCCGTGCCGACCCGGTGGCCGAGGTGCTGGAGAACCATCCCCTGCGCGCGGTGGTGCAGGTGCCCCAGCACAACGTGCATCGGGTGCAGGTGGGCGGTCCGGCCCACGTGAGCTTCGTGGACGGCAGCGAGCACACCGGCACGGTGCGCTACATCTCGGCTCGGGCGGACACCACCACGCGCACCTTCCGGGTGGAGATCACCGTGCCCAACGAAGAGCGTTCGCTGCCCTCGGGGGTGAGCGTGCAGGTGCGCATCCCGGTGGAGCAGGTGATGGCCCAGCGCATCTCGCCGGCCCTGATCGGTCTGGACGACCGGGGGCGCCTGGGGGTGAAGACCGTGGATGACGACGACCGCGTGGCCTTCCACGTGGTGGACGTGGTGCGCGCCGATGCCGACGGTGTCTGGGTCACCGGTCTGCCGGAGGCTGCGCGCATCATCACCATCGGCCAGGGCTTCGTGAATGCGGGCGAGCCCGTGCGGGTGGTGGACGAAGGCGCCGGTTCATGA